The genomic region ccgaatttagagcgtgggctgtgacgacagcattcttgtaatttgcgcgctgagctttcagatgcagttttgcgctaaagccacccacaaaccttcccctggaatccttccgttaaaatgtcgcccaagtaaagcagtgccgagcgtttaaaagagttgccaatttggctcgacgtacgcgacgtgacgttcagccacatgaacgtcaacatctacccgtcacagatcgaggtaaacggaccaacacctcggatctcgcctaagaattgccacaacaaattttactccagactatgacgcactatcaaactttaacaaaaaagacagcagtgtctacaagcctactggaacctacaaaaggattataaggaaggaacacaagaactttaagagactgctcatatgtgtcagagaggttctgctctgacaactgagctgaacttttatctgttaagattgtgcatggcacaacagaaagttaatgttccatgtttttttttctatgaagaacccagagagagttatttagttatttatttcctgttttttctgtgaagaactcagagagggtttagttattatttatttcattaatagtgttattatttgtttcctgactttttttctgtaaagaacctggaaagggttattaaataaccgttatttggttatgtgtggctttctggaaaacaataatttttttaagctcccctacgatcgtcacactttttctgttacaaactgccaccggcccgccatcagagaagggaaaggttatgtggccctcacaggaaaaagtttggggacccctgctctagagcaaCTTTGTGTCAATATCAAAATGAGAAATTgtcttcaattaaaaaaaaaaaaaatattcatctttttcaaatatttgaacagtttttactcaatttcaaaactagtttatcattttgttgtgtagcctatactataTAATGAGATTTATTTGCTCTGACCCCCCAGCTTTAGAGTCTACAAACAACGCTATTGCTTGGCTCAGGTGTGCAATGGGTCGGTTAAAATGTCATCACTCCCTCTGCCGATGTATCTTCCTCTTTTAGCATTCCAACCATGATGTGAAGCTAGTTTCAGATGTACATTTTCGATAATATAGACTCACTTACCGCACCCCTCTCAAAATCATTATACAGAGGCTTGTCCAGCAGAGTCTTCTCGCTGCATCTCTCAGTACCAACCAGTGTTATGTAGATGTAGTCATCCGTCCCCGCAAACCACTGGCTCCCCGTGGCGACGGTCACAGTATACGACGGCATTGATGGAAAGACTCCAAAAAAGACTCTTcttgattaaaatgatggattccGTAACCCATCAAATTGAGCCTTTCAGCCGTCACGTCTGTCGGGTGGTAAAAGCGAACTTCTCGCTTTTCTTCAGATGTCCACACTTCTCTTACACAAATGCCACAGGAATGTGGAACTCTGTAAAGCAGACGTGGGCGGTAAGTTACGGGGATAATATTCAACCTGGGCGCACACACGCGTTTGCTTTTACGAACTAAAATGGGTGTGTTTAATCGAAGCCTCAAATTTACGAGTCAAATGGATGTGACACTGGACAATGCCTGGTTGTATGTTCGATGCAAATATTCAAAGTACAGTCCATATGGGCTGGTGACCATTACTAAATCTTCCGGAATACAGTGAATCCCTGTGTAAAAAATAGCCACACTTAATTTGATTCAAAAATACTTAAACTTAATAGAGATACTTTTTAAAGTAATCCTTAGTACCCGTTGTTATGCACGgctcccccaaaaaaagaggCAAAGCATGCTTGCTTCAAGCTGCCAGTTGAAGTAAAAGTAACACGTAAAACCAGAGAATTAGATAgcgtatatataaaaaaataaaatgttcaacCAAAACGTGCAAAATGGCATAAACGGGATTTACTACTTTGTTTGATGACGTGCCAAATTTTTCTAACGTACAATTTGTGCCAAGTCTTGATAaaactttccaaaaaaaaattgctaaatttgaTGATCATTTCCAGGATTTGCCATAAAAAAGTGAatagaataataaaaacatatacgGTACATATACTCTGTTTTATTTGCATGACTTTCTCCAGCTACAACTGTAAACCACATAATTTCTGTAAGCAAAGTCGCCACTCAGTAGCAGCATGTAGCTAAGTCAATAAATAACAGAAGTAAACCGATAAAAGTGCAATTTTTCCACCTTTCAGACCATCGCCCGACGCGGACATGTCGGATCTAGTACATTCATCACAGATCCAAATATAGACGTCAACAAGAAAAATCATAGCACGTACGAAAATCTATATGTACGGTGATCCTGGAATTGCAGGTGATTATATGCACAACATCCGTGTGCGTGACAAAACAAATCATGATACTGTTCTATTCAAAGTTTGGCATCAAACATTATTTTAAGAgacattgtttaaaaaaaggagTATACTGTTTGTAGACAAGACAAGGCAACTATAGCACTTGCACCCTTTACACATTTATAAAGCCCTGAATCATAAATACTGCAAACATTTAATCAGCTTCCAGTGTATCAAACtcataacaaaaatacaataaaatgtgtGGATTTTATGTTGTTTGCTACAGTCGATCATTTGCTCGTGTTACGCTTGTTTCCAGCTGCCTGTTGTATAAAACGGTAGCCTGACTTAGGAGTTTTTCAGCACATAAGCCGCCGCTtggatttttttgtgtggagttgCTAGCAAAAATTTGTCCTTGTTGAAACGTAATATAAGACTAAACATAAAACAGACTCACTGTACGTAGTGTATTCAAACAAACCACTCAACTCATGTAAGCCACCTAGCAAAATGCTAACACAATGCAAAAGGCCCAAAAGGGGCTAACGAAACTCGCATCAATCTGTGAGAATTGTAAAAAGTAAATAATTGAAATATAATGACAACACTCAtgagcatatattctttatccccgTCTGCAGCTGATTGTTTTCTTCTCATGTATCTATGatgccccctagtggccaagGAATTTAAGCACTAAATCATGATGCAAATATCGTTTAGTTTGATTCTTTTACATTCTATGTTTTCATCAAGTACAATACATCAGAGGACAGTTTTTTTcgtaataaaaaaacacattacaaacATTTTGTTGTTCGGAACAAATTAAAATCTTAAGTCGAAGCACCACTGTGGTACAATAATTTGGGGAAAAGTCTTTCCCGCCGCACACAGCATAACAAGATTCACTCCGCTCTGAGGAGTTTAAGACATACCGAGCAAGCATCCGCCCGAGTCGGATGAGTGACGCGGCCTCTAGTTGAGGTGGAGGAGTTGCTTCATGAATTCGTAGGTTGTGAAGGCCACAGCCTGAGAGGGCACGCAGCGGATGTAGTTGAGCGAGAGGCCTCGGTACAGGCCGTTCTTGATGCCGTACTCGGTGTAGACGTAGGACAGAGTCTTGCTCAGGGAGCTGTTTGGATGCACAAAAGATGGAGGATATTAGTCGTGTGTGGAATGTGTGCTTTTTATggagatgtttgaggagtcCTAAAGAAGGGCTCGGTGACGGTGGTACTTACACACACTTGTGCGCGTCAGGAAGCACAGAACCGAGCTGCATTCTTCTCCTTGCCACATCCAAGGGATAGCTGGTGAGACCAAAAAAAGACTTAGCTGCCAATCGGTCACCGCTCACGTTAGGTGGAAGTAGTCCACTCTTACGATATCGTCTGAGCGATGGCACCGGCGATGCCTCCACACAGCAGGTTGACTTTGGTTTTAAGAACCAGGACGTCAGGGTTGTCCGAGGACGGCCGTCCCAGCGTCTCTGGGAAATGTTTCAAGCCGAGGCTTTTCAAAGTCCCGAAGGTGAAGAAGGAGAAACCTGCGTGTTTTCAGATTCAGATTTGTAAGTTGAGGTACCAAGACACATCCTGATGAGAACAATCACCTGCGTAAGGGGCCATTCCAATGAGGGTTGGGGTGAGTCCCCGGTAGAAGCCCGAGAATCCCCCCTCCTGtgccaaaatacaaaaaaagcatAATGTGGCATTCAAAAAATTCACAACCTTATAcgatgcacttttttttatccAGCAGCTGACCTTCAGATAGATGGTGTGGAAGGCATTGGCGATTCCAGTGTAGCGATGATACCCAGTCACCTGGAAAGCAAGTCTGGCTCGAACGACATCCAGTGGATAGGTGCATATCACCGCTGTCATACCTGACAACAAACCAGTAAGGCATTTATTACACTAGCAATGCATTAAAACCTAACAACAGCAAGTTACCACTAGATGGTGCTAAATTGATTGATTTCATTGTTTGGGTTGGAgcagaaaaacagcaaaaatgatTTTCTGACCTGCCATGGATCCAGCCATTAGGCGATGAATAGGTCCGGAGATCCCAAGTTGTTTATTGAGCAACTGTTGAGCAAATGAAAATGTATGTCGAGGTGCAAATTGATCATTAAGTGCATcccatttttcttttatataaaAACGTCACATTTACCTTTTTATAATTGTCGAAGGCCATGAACTGGATTGCGCCATAAGGAAATATCCTCACCATCATAGCTCCATTGCCCTTATACAAGCCACGGTAGCCTTCTTTTTTTGGGACGGCCTTTAGAGTGGAAAACACGCCTGTGCAGGAAGAAGCGTAATGATGCTATAAATTCTACAACTATAATCGAATTCTTATTTGTAGATATATTACCCAGGTGTTTATAGTGGGGATTCTGGGCCTGAAGCAGAATCTTTACTCGGTCTAGAGGAGCGATTGTAGTCTTGGCACAGCATCCTGCGACACCTACGGCAGAGgagtcaaatgtatttatttaagcaATATAAGCCTTTAAGCAAAAGATATATTTAATCATTGTGTCAGGTCCCTACCTCCTGCAACAAAGGAGCGGAGCCAGTAGTAGTCTACTCGGACTGGAGTGCTGCTTAAGGCTGAAGGTGTGGAGACAGTAGCagtagcagcaggagcagcagcagcctccgaTGTCATCCTGGATGTTCACAAATTCTCCGCATGCAGCGCTATCAATCAAAAATGGACATATCACTTTTAATATTGTTGTTATCATAAGCACTGTCCACATTATTTACCGTCATTTATCATATAAATCAGGATTATTTTGTGTTGAGTAATCAAATCCGTCCGTTATATATACTATAAAATATAAAGATGTACTTACGTTATTACATTCTGAACGTAGCAACGTGGAAGGTCGATAGAACAAATGTTCCTCAGGAAAGTAATTTCTCCGTCACCTTGTTCCTCAACACGACGCTAGCTCACATGACACGCTGGGGTTGCAAACATAAGTGTCGGCAAATATTCATGATCTGACTCCAAAATCTGTCAAAGTAGAAAATTTAGCGACGTTTTAGAGCTTCACGTTAATACCGGACCGGGAGAAGAGTGCCCTTCGCTCTTGCTTTACGAGCGCACATTAGTGACGTAAGATGACGTCACTTTGTCCAGCCTCGGTAGTCATGTTTACGTTCTAAAACCAGACACAAAAGATGAGATGTGGTCTTTAACGGCTACGGACTGAAGAAGATCAAATTAAAACTGTTTttgattaaaaattaaaaataaagaatttCATTTTCCCTTTTCTTTGTAACATTCGTACTTGGACCCGCGCTCCAGAACGATAGGTGGCGGTAATGCATCTTATTTATCAGATGCGAACCGGCCTTACAAAAAAGAAGACGAAGCGGAAGAAGACGACGAAGCAAACAACATAACCCAAGTCAAGATGGCATCGACTGTCTCTGTTTTCAATAGAGCGAGGCCTGCCTCAAAGTTGAATTCGCAGTTAGATCAAGGCGTGAACGTTACTCAGGTGGAAGCTCGGGAGGATGAAGAGCAGTGCATCAAACTGGCGGAGATCCTTGAGCTTCTTTTGGCCGCCGGATATTTTCGGGCCCGCATTAAGGGACTGTCACCTTTTGATAAGGTGGTCGGCGGGATGACCTGGTGCATCACCACCTGTAACTATGACATTGACATTGATCTACTTTTTCAAGAGAACTCAACCATCGGTCAGAAAATAGCTTTGACTGAGAAAATTGTGTCTGTTTTGCCCAAAATGAAGTGTCCTCATCAGCTGGAGCCTCATCAAATCCAAGGGCTtgattttattcacattttccCAGTGATACAGTGGCTAGTGAAACGGGCCATCGAGACCAGAGAGCAAATGGGCGACTATGTGAGAGCCTATTCCATATCTCAATTCCAGAAGGCCTACAACCTTCCAGAGGATGAAGAGTTCCATCAGAGAAGAGGCAAGGCAGTGGGAACAGTTCTTGATATTCTGGACGTATACAAACCACAGAGGAAATACAGAAGGCAAAAGGAGGCAGGGGAACTACTTGATGAGGAGTCCAGGGTTCAGTCGACATTGCTGGAATATGGCAGGCGATATGGATTCAGCAAACAATCCAAACAAGATAAGCCAGGTGAAAAAATGGCCTTGTCAAATAAAGACTCTGTGACACAGGTTACAGAGGAAGAAGTTCAGTGGGCGGCTGAGGAGAAACGCATCAAAAGCCTGATGAACACAATGGCCGCCATGGCCAATCAGGAGGGTCAACTGACAGCTAGCGCGGTGGGCTACATTGTGGGGCAACAGTCTGAAGAGATCAAACTGATAGCTTCGGAGTATGCCGAGAAGCATTTGGAGGTATCGGAGGATTTTTCCGAGCGGTACGGCCCGCTTCACCAACACCTCCGAGCCGTTGCCTCTCTGAACAAACAGATCCAGCAGATGATTAAGCAGCATACTGAGCTGCAAGGTCAGCACACCCAAGTTAAGGAAGGTTGCGACGAGGCCAAGATGAAGCTGCGTGAGGTCACAGAGCAGTCGGATACGCTAATGAAGCAGATGATGATTTTAGAGGACGCCGAACGTCAAGCTGAGGGCAGCGTGCTGGAGAAGCTGAGATTCCTGGTAACATCCAATGAAAACTTGAAACTTCAAGAACAGGAGTTTCGTGCCCACTGTAAAGATGAGAGGATCCGCCTGCAGCAGAGTATTGAAAATTTAAGCACAGCATCGGGACTCGGTGTAGAGGAGAAGGAGAGAAACCAATTGATTGACAAGCAGCACaatacagagagagagaaactacAGAAGGTCCGTCTGCTGATGGCGAGGAGGAATCGTGACATTGCCATTTTGCAGAGAAAGATTGACGAAGTGCCTTGCCGTGCAGAACTCACACAGTACCAGAAGAGATTCATTGAACTCTATTGCCAAGTTTctgcaacacacaaagagaccaaaCAGTTCTTCACTTTGTACAACACGTTAGACGACCAGAAAGTTTATCTCGAGAAGGAGGTCAATTTGCTGAATTCCATTCATGACAACTTCCAGCAAGCCATGTCGTCTTCGAGCGCCAAGGAGCAGTTCCTCAGACAAATGGAGCAGATAGTGGATGGAATCGGACAGAGTCGCATCAagatggagaagaagaagcaggagaACAAAATGAGGAGGGATCAGCTGAACGACAAATACCTGGAGCTGCTCGACACCCAGAGGCTTTACTTCCAAACCGTCAAAGACTTCCAAGAGGAATGTCGAAAGAACGAAATGCTGCTGTCCAAGTTGAGAGCAAAAGGAGCATCGTAGTTGTTATATTGCAAACAGCGTGTTCGTGCATTAGGTTGCAATCTATGAAAACGTATATCGATAAATTGACAATGTATGTAATCTTCACTTTTGAGTCATAGTCTTGACtgaattaatttgtttttaaatgatgtcATATCCTCGTTGTCATCTGTTGAATGCAAGGAAAAAAACTCTGATCTTTTCAACAATAAAAGATTTGATGGGTTCCAAAACCTTTTAAGTCCTCTTTTTACTTCCGCTATTTAAGTTAGTAAAACTGTCTGCAGTTAAGATGTCCCTTACCAACTACACCTGGGTAAGTGATTAACTCTCCTGCTATTTCTTTACTCAATATATTGAATGTAGAATTGtatactttttttaattttcaaataTTCCACTAATTGCTCGTCATTTTGGGATTGCACAGTCGTCAGAAACAATTATCCCAAACGTAGGTTTGTAATAACTCATAGTTACCACAAGGTGGCGTCAAActaatgtttattattattgtataatAATGTATGTATAATGCTAAATTGCTATTTTAGCGAGTGCAGAAAGATGTTTTACAAATTAAACCGTATCCCTGACTTTTTGTGTGTATATACTCTAATATTGTGACTTGAAAATGACTAAAAATGCAGTAAGCATGTATGATGAGGGTTCCATTAACACACTATTTTCCCTTGAAAATATGCAACATCGGTCTCATAAAGTGAATTGTATCTATATAttcgtacaaaaaaaaaaaaatctaatttattctttttcacttgTCTTCCTTTTACACTTGATAAGAAGGAGTGGCGGGAAAATGCAGTCGCACACGTCCGCACTTCCGATCCGGGCCCCACTGACAGCTGGCATCCGTGTCTGGTTTTCGCACCTCCCCTCCAGCCCGGAGACGACGAGCTCTACCGGAGCCGAACCCGAAGCTTGTTGGCGTCTGGCTGGAGGGAGTGAGGAGCgcggagagcgagcgagaggggCTGCCCTGGCGGAGGCTGTGACACAAGAGGATTTGACATTTTGACAACGCGAAGTGAGCAAACCGCCCGGCGACGTGGCCACctgggtccccccccccccccctgcccgcCTCCCTGCACGCCTGTCATGAGCGCGTCGGTGTGGGAGCCCAGCAGCCGACCGACTCACCATCAGCAGCGGTGGGCTAAATTTGCCGAGGAAGGAAAACGCATACAAGGTCTGGCTGTCTCCGTGGAGTATTATTAGCACTTCAGACGGCGCAAGTGGCCCTCTCTCTGGTATGTCAAGAATTTTCTGCGTCAAAAACACGTAAAGAAACCCACACGAGCGTCAGAACCGTGTGAAAGTGGCGttttgtaccccccccccccctatcccTTTCCCCAATAGGCGCTTTAAACGCGGGCggtcaagtgcaaaaaaaaaaattggagtaaGGGGGGACTCGGGGGACGTTTGTAAGGTTGTAATAAGCACATTCGACAGCAGGATCTGGCCTCGAGCTCCACTCGGCAACGTGTTTGCCCTTTAAACTGCTCACGCCAAGGAGGAAGCGCTCGTGTTTGCGTTTGGAGCAACTTATTATGCTTATCTATCTTTGACTCGACGTTTTTgacacaagacaagttaggcgTGGCCAAATATTAACCCCAGATATGTTTTGcgtgttattctttttttttttttccttaactcGTTGttcataataaatataaaatattcttcTTCTCCCTGGGTGATTGCTTAGCATATCTTGCCTCACATCTctgaggttctgggtttgagTCCGGCTGCCGGCCTTCCTGTGTTCTCCCAGTGCTGTGTTCcaacttcctcccacattccaacaaCATTTATGTTAGGTTCACAGAAGAAAcaaaatcacaggtgtcaaaactAAAGGCCCGGGGCCAAGTCTGGCTCAGCACATTTTCTCATGTGGTCCGCTAAAGCAGATCATCATAATCTAGGATGATAAACTAATTGAGGAGAACTACCACAATGTATCCCACAACTACCCAACCATTGCATGTCTGGCCTCTATTATTCTCCCCATGTTTTCAATATTCTACTCCTTCCAATGGATTCAAACATCCAAATACAGTGGTCCCAAAATTTATTTAGTGACCAAGCTCATAACCGGTAGGGTAGTGATACACGGAGTAAGTCATTTGCTCCAGAACATGTTTTAAAATGCTATGAAAACTATGGGGAAATTTCTCTGGAgccaattatattttattatagcatttttttttccgttcgCAGCCTTTAAAAGATTTTTGCCCATTCCTTCTTAGACATTTCCAAAAATAGAGACTTGCGAATGATACACAgattttaaaacatgttttttttgtttgtgtttttttcacctGTTCATTTTGTCTTCCTAGGTCATGCACCACCAGCTTCCACAGCCAAATCAAAACAATAGAGGTGGAGGATTTTAGACAGAATCTTGTTCCAAATCTGGCTTCCATGCTGGCTGCAAACACCCATCACCTCCATAGCCTCAGCCATGCCAGCCCCCACCAAATCCAGCAGGAGACAAACCCCTGCTCAGAGAAAAAATGGCCAAAAAGGTGCCGGCTCCAAACGGCAAACTAGCAACTCAAGTAAAGGCAGGGAACGAGTGTCAGAGCGTCTCCAGAAAGTCACAACTGCTTCCACAAGGTCGGGTGCCAGGCCACAGGCGCAGTCGGGCCGGAGCCCCCGAGGACGAGGGATAGGTCGCCGCTCCTTAGGTGCGTCCCCTGGTAGAGTTAGCCATGCCCTAAGTGTTACAGGATCCACGAGGCTGAAAGGGTTGAGCAAGGTGCCTGACCACTACAGAGAGTTAGACGACACCCTATGGCGAAGAAAGTCTCCGAGGGGGGCGCAGCTGTCAACTGATTCCTTCATGCCACCCAAATCGTGCAGGGGTGCGAGGAAGACCAGGGGAGGAGCTACTACCAGAAACCAGCTGTCAATGACCAGCAACAACAACCCAACTACTGATGAGTACCTCGAGAAAGCAGACCCCGAACAACTTCTGCCGGTTTCTTTGAAAACGGATTTTCAAGGCCCTGCTCATGTTAAAGGTGCTAAAGAGGGCAGCCCCCTCAAAGCGGACTCGCCGCCGTGCAATGAAAATCTGGAGGACTGTGTACCGCTAGACAACCGGACAAGCATAATCGGGGAGGCTGTGACAGAAGCCCCTGCGAGTGAAGATGAACTGGACCTCGGTGACGACGCTAGTCAAGATAGCCCTCGCGAACTAGCAGCTACGAGGATCGCCTCTCCTGTCTCGCAAGGACTGCAGATGCCATCTTTCACGGGAGACAAACTCGGTCAGGTCAAAGATGACGATGTGATCTCGGGAGAGACGAGGACCCACAACGCGGTCGATTTAGAGATCAATCCGGACATAGCGGCCGAGAAAACGGCTG from Syngnathus typhle isolate RoL2023-S1 ecotype Sweden linkage group LG8, RoL_Styp_1.0, whole genome shotgun sequence harbors:
- the slc25a16 gene encoding graves disease carrier protein codes for the protein MTSEAAAAPAATATVSTPSALSSTPVRVDYYWLRSFVAGGVAGCCAKTTIAPLDRVKILLQAQNPHYKHLGVFSTLKAVPKKEGYRGLYKGNGAMMVRIFPYGAIQFMAFDNYKKLLNKQLGISGPIHRLMAGSMAGMTAVICTYPLDVVRARLAFQVTGYHRYTGIANAFHTIYLKEGGFSGFYRGLTPTLIGMAPYAGFSFFTFGTLKSLGLKHFPETLGRPSSDNPDVLVLKTKVNLLCGGIAGAIAQTISYPLDVARRRMQLGSVLPDAHKCVSLSKTLSYVYTEYGIKNGLYRGLSLNYIRCVPSQAVAFTTYEFMKQLLHLN
- the ccdc93 gene encoding coiled-coil domain-containing protein 93, with amino-acid sequence MASTVSVFNRARPASKLNSQLDQGVNVTQVEAREDEEQCIKLAEILELLLAAGYFRARIKGLSPFDKVVGGMTWCITTCNYDIDIDLLFQENSTIGQKIALTEKIVSVLPKMKCPHQLEPHQIQGLDFIHIFPVIQWLVKRAIETREQMGDYVRAYSISQFQKAYNLPEDEEFHQRRGKAVGTVLDILDVYKPQRKYRRQKEAGELLDEESRVQSTLLEYGRRYGFSKQSKQDKPGEKMALSNKDSVTQVTEEEVQWAAEEKRIKSLMNTMAAMANQEGQLTASAVGYIVGQQSEEIKLIASEYAEKHLEVSEDFSERYGPLHQHLRAVASLNKQIQQMIKQHTELQGQHTQVKEGCDEAKMKLREVTEQSDTLMKQMMILEDAERQAEGSVLEKLRFLVTSNENLKLQEQEFRAHCKDERIRLQQSIENLSTASGLGVEEKERNQLIDKQHNTEREKLQKVRLLMARRNRDIAILQRKIDEVPCRAELTQYQKRFIELYCQVSATHKETKQFFTLYNTLDDQKVYLEKEVNLLNSIHDNFQQAMSSSSAKEQFLRQMEQIVDGIGQSRIKMEKKKQENKMRRDQLNDKYLELLDTQRLYFQTVKDFQEECRKNEMLLSKLRAKGAS